A stretch of Mastomys coucha isolate ucsf_1 unplaced genomic scaffold, UCSF_Mcou_1 pScaffold3, whole genome shotgun sequence DNA encodes these proteins:
- the Srsf3 gene encoding serine/arginine-rich splicing factor 3 translates to MHRDSCPLDCKVYVGNLGNNGNKTELERAFGYYGPLRSVWVARNPPGFAFVEFEDPRDAADAVRELDGRTLCGCRVRVELSNGEKRSRNRGPPPSWGRRPRDDYRRRSPPPRRRSPRRRSFSRSRSRSLSRDRRRERSLSRERNHKPSRSFSRSRSRSRSNERK, encoded by the exons ATGCATCGTGATTCCTGTCCCTTGGACTGTAAGGTTTATGTAGGTAATCTTGGAAACAATGGGAACAAGACTGAGTTAGAACGGGCTTTTGGCTATTATGGACCACTCCGAAGTGTGTGGGTTGCTCGAAACCCTCCTGGCTTTGCTTTCGTCGAATTTGAGGATCCCCGAGATGCTGCTGATGCTGTCCGAGAGCTAGATGGAAG AACACTATGTGGCTGCCGAGTAAGAGTGGAACTGTCAAATGGTGAAAAGAGAAGTCGGAATCGTGGCCCTCCTCCCTCTTGGGGCCGTCGTCCTCGGGATGATTACCGCAGGAGGAGCCCTCCGCCTCGGCGCAG ATCCCCAAGGAGGAGGAGCTTCTCCCGAAGCCGGAGCAG gTCACTTTCTAGAGATAGGAGAAGAGAAAGGTCTCTGTCTCGTGAGAGAAATCACAAGCCGTCTCGATCCTTCTCTAGGTCTCGTAG ccgaTCTAGGtcaaatgaaaggaaatag